Within the Amaranthus tricolor cultivar Red isolate AtriRed21 chromosome 15, ASM2621246v1, whole genome shotgun sequence genome, the region caaggataaaatgatcaataagctaagaggcataggctaggttttctcaccaaagtagtgtttactaaatatttacctaaggtcatggatattttgttatggggaaAAACGTATCATagatactaatgttctctctcgagcaataaaagcttcctaaacatactcaactacctattttCATGGAgttaagcataatttaagacatgaagctcacattcaatatttccaatcaaaacatctacctattctcatggagatgtcttaacttttaagcatagataTTTATCATTAAAAATCAACTCTCGCCCTCAAatcaacgacactacaacatgataggaaaatccatcttaaaccataaacaacacaaccaagccaaaggaaAAGAAAGCAATTCGAACTACATTTATGGTGGTAATgtctagcctaagccaaaacaagCTACttactcatactcatattgaaattgtagattgcaaacaagcaagaatcatagatgaataaattaaactagAGTAGCCTAAAGAGATAAGTGCTACATAAGTTGAAgtactacaagcatgaatatatgaaacttaaaggcaaacaatcaaagatGACTAAATGACATGAATTGAAATCAATATAAGCAAGGATAAAAGTTACTCTTTTAAGTTCGATCTaaagatgaacaagatgatttgatgattcaaagtaataccttccaaaagcttAATAATAGTACATTAATGGTTGAAGAATtccaagttgcaaaatattacaataaaggatcaagttaagattgtatttggaaagtaaaaatacttaattgaattgaaagggaaattatgctaacactaattcttaattgaaatgaaaggaaagctatgaagaatacatagaaattactcaaaatggaaggtgaaaactgagatgatagctccatcttcctcttctctatttataggcttcaaaaacaagtgtgtgtgtgtgtgtgtgtggggggggggggggggggggggggggggggggggggtggtggtttcatgattgctccaccacccctaggttgtaggaggggggggtgccacccctaatggatagggtagggtggctggaagtcttggcagcagcaattagaagcaaaaaaaatgtaattggacctcgaatgataCTTTAAAAGGATCGAAAAAGCTGCTACCGCCCATTTCGCTCGACTCGAGCGAAtcccgctcgaccagtcgagccaccATCAGGTCCAACATTAGAAACTTCAAAAATTAGACAGAATATGAAATTTGGCTTCactcgacccgagccatcttGCTAGTCGAGTAGATGTGATGTACTGCTGAATTGAATACTGTTGATGATCAGAAGCTTTGGAAGTTTGAATGCACTTCGCTCGACTCGAGCCAACGGTCGAGCGAACTTCAGAAATGTAATTCTCAGCTTCTGACTCGAGCAATACTGCTCGAGCCACCTTGGCTCGAGCCTATTCTGGTCGAGTGGAActattttggcttttttttaacttgttcttgtggcttggctcatgatgtttcacttctttgagccctcggtgtttaggtgagcaatgtatgcaaccaaaggggctagtttgtgctcggtgttgatgattagatcctgaaataaaataaaataccaaagcaacaaaacaagtgtaaaatccaataaaccaatgcgataacatgtagtttcctcacgttaaacaagccacttataggggtaaaaataaagataaaatgtagatAATAAGAGGAGAGGCATTCACTAGTGTTGGTTTTAGGACTtggaataatattaaaagattTGATACACATATTGGTGGTGTAAATAGTACTCGTAATAAATGTGTAAAAAGATATGAAGATCTTATGATGCAAAATCAATCCATACAAGCTGCTCTTCATAAATAATCTGAGCAAGTTAAGATTGATTATAAGAATTGTTTCAATACATCTATAGATATTGCCAGATTACTTTTGATTTCTGGATTATCTTTTCGAGGTCATGATGAAAGTGAAACATCCTTAAAGAAAGgtaattttcttactttcttaGAGTTTTTTGCTGGAAAAAATGAAAGTGTTGGTAGTGTTGCTTTGAAAAATGCTCCCAGTAATAATCAAATAACATCCCCTTCAAttcaaaaatacattatcaatgctTATTATAATAAGACCATTAATGCCATTCTTGAGGAACTTGGAGATGATTATTTTGCTATTTTAGTTGATGAATCCCGTGATGTGTCTTGTATGTAACAAATGGGTCTTGTTTTGAGGTATTTTGATAAAAGGGGATTTATCATGGAGAGGTTAGTTGGTCTTGCTCATGTTACTAGCACTACCGCTGAGTCACTTAAAGGAACAGTTTATTCTATGCTTGATCAGTTCTCTTTGAGTCCATCTCGTATAAGGGGGAAAGGTTATGATGGGGCAAGCAACATGAGAGGTCATGTACATGGGCTTTAGGACATTAATTCAGGAGGATTGTTCATCGACTCACTACGTACACTACTTTGCTCACCAACTTCAGCTCACTCTTGTTAAGTTTGCACACAAACATGTTGATGTTAAGCGTCTTATTGATTTGATTCAGCTCCCTTTAAACACTATTGGTATTTCTTATAAACGTAGAGATGGGTTTCGACAAAAACAAGCCGAGATGGTTGAAAAACATTACGTAAAGGTGAGCTTATAACTGGAAAGTGTTTAAATCAAGAAGTTGGTCTTCAAAAACCTGGGAATACTCTTTGGGGTACACATTTTAAAACCTTTTGCAATTTCATTAGTATGTTTTCACTAATTGTTGATGTGCTTGATGCTCTTGTTCTTGCGGGAGATGATGATATAGCTAAAACTCAAGCTATTTTGGATGGTATTCAAACTTTTGATTTTGCTTTCATAGAACATTTGATGAATTTAGTGATGGGAATCATATATCCATTTAGTCTATCTTTGCAAAGAAGAGATCAAGATATTGCAAATGCTATAAGATTGCTTCATACTGCTAAGAGACTATTTCAAATGACTAGGGATGAAAGTTGGGATTCTTT harbors:
- the LOC130801035 gene encoding uncharacterized protein LOC130801035 produces the protein MGLVLRYFDKRGFIMERLVGLAHVTSTTAESLKGTVYSMLDQFSLSPSRIRGKGYDGASNMRGELITGKCLNQEVGLQKPGNTLWGTHFKTFCNFISMFSLIVDVLDALVLAGDDDIAKTQAILDGIQTFDFAFIEHLMNLVMGIIYPFSLSLQRRDQDIANAIRLLHTAKRLFQMTRDESWDSLMNDVTSFCVKHDIKIPNMDELAPIRNV